A DNA window from Chlamydia felis Fe/C-56 contains the following coding sequences:
- a CDS encoding FliA/WhiG family RNA polymerase sigma factor produces MKTQNTQNISEIWELYWETQKIEYRDTLIDLYLHLVKCVVHRLISGMPSHIKTEDLYASGVEGLVRAVERFNPEKSRRFEGYALFLIKAAIIDDLRKQDWVPRSVHQKANKLSDAMDTLRQSLGREPTDGDLCEYFQISQQELSGWFVSARPALIISLNEERPLLSDGESGVALEERIPDERAETGYDIVDRKEFSSFLANAIEGLEEKERKVMALYYYEELVLKEIGKILGVSESRVSQIHSKALIKLRASLSAFL; encoded by the coding sequence GTGAAAACACAAAATACGCAAAACATTTCTGAGATTTGGGAATTATATTGGGAAACTCAAAAGATCGAGTATCGTGATACTTTGATCGATCTTTATCTGCATTTAGTCAAGTGTGTTGTACATCGCTTGATTTCAGGTATGCCCTCCCATATAAAAACCGAGGATCTTTACGCTTCCGGGGTTGAGGGGTTAGTGCGTGCTGTCGAACGCTTTAATCCTGAAAAAAGTCGTCGATTTGAAGGGTATGCGTTATTTTTAATCAAAGCTGCAATTATCGATGATCTAAGAAAACAGGACTGGGTGCCAAGAAGCGTGCATCAAAAGGCCAATAAGCTTTCTGATGCCATGGATACTTTACGGCAGTCATTAGGCAGAGAACCCACGGATGGTGATCTTTGTGAATATTTTCAAATCTCTCAGCAAGAGCTTTCCGGCTGGTTCGTTTCGGCACGTCCTGCCTTGATTATATCCTTAAATGAGGAAAGGCCCTTGCTATCTGATGGTGAGTCCGGAGTGGCTTTAGAGGAGCGTATTCCTGATGAACGAGCTGAAACAGGGTATGATATTGTAGATAGAAAAGAGTTCTCCTCGTTTTTAGCAAACGCTATAGAGGGCCTTGAGGAAAAGGAACGAAAAGTCATGGCCCTGTACTATTACGAAGAGCTAGTTCTTAAGGAAATTGGAAAAATTCTTGGAGTTAGCGAATCACGAGTATCTCAGATTCATTCGAAGGCCCTCATTAAACTTCGGGCGTCGTTATCAGCTTTTCTCTAA